One segment of Vibrio mimicus DNA contains the following:
- a CDS encoding propionyl-CoA synthetase, with the protein MSAYQEQYQWAKEQPEAFWRKQAQQIDWFQPPQTILANDEHGIERWFPDGVLNTCWLALDYHCEQGRGDHTALIYDSPVTGKKQRYSYSALRDSVAKIAGMLAAQGVSKGDRVIIYMPMIPEAAMAMLACARLGAIHSVVFGGFAPNELAVRIEDAEPKVIMTASCGVEINKVIPYKPMVDKAIMDSRWKPEKVLVYQRSECRAELTHARDLEWNTVVQSATPHGCVPVLATEPLYILYTSGTTGKPKGVVRDNGGHAVALKYSMQIIYNMPQDGVFWAASDVGWVVGHSYIVYAPLIHGCTTILYEGKPVRTPDPGAFWRVCQEYQVTALFSAPTAFRAIKKEDPNGDYLKQYDLSALTTIFMAGERLDPPTLEWVQSKTGKPVIDHWWQTETGWAIAGNPTGLESMPIKAGSATKPIPGYQVEILNELGENMPANQQGFVALKRPLPPSCLPTVWRNHDRFESGYLAQFPGYYVSGDGGYLDEEGYLFIMGRIDDVINVAGHRLSTGEMEEIVGAHPAVAECAVIGVHDELKGQLPLGLVVLKDGVKIDAQTLEQELVASVRNQIGAVACFKHAIVVERLPKTRSGKILRRIIRQIADGESYTIPSTIDDPMSLNELENLFQH; encoded by the coding sequence ATGTCTGCCTATCAAGAACAATATCAGTGGGCGAAAGAGCAGCCCGAAGCCTTCTGGCGTAAACAAGCGCAGCAGATCGACTGGTTTCAACCGCCGCAAACCATTTTGGCCAATGACGAACATGGTATCGAACGTTGGTTTCCCGATGGTGTACTCAATACCTGTTGGTTAGCACTCGACTATCATTGTGAACAAGGACGTGGTGATCACACGGCGCTGATTTATGATTCGCCCGTGACGGGTAAAAAGCAGCGCTATAGTTATTCAGCATTGCGTGACAGTGTCGCGAAAATTGCTGGTATGCTGGCTGCGCAGGGGGTGAGCAAGGGTGATCGCGTGATCATCTATATGCCGATGATCCCAGAAGCGGCGATGGCGATGCTGGCTTGTGCGCGTTTGGGGGCTATTCACTCGGTCGTGTTTGGCGGTTTTGCGCCCAATGAACTGGCGGTGCGGATTGAAGATGCGGAGCCGAAAGTGATCATGACCGCCTCGTGTGGCGTGGAAATCAATAAGGTGATTCCCTACAAGCCCATGGTCGACAAAGCCATTATGGATAGCCGCTGGAAACCTGAAAAAGTCTTGGTTTATCAGCGCAGCGAATGCCGCGCCGAGCTCACTCATGCGCGCGATTTGGAGTGGAACACGGTCGTACAATCGGCCACGCCACACGGTTGTGTGCCTGTGCTCGCCACCGAACCGCTGTATATCCTTTACACCTCAGGCACCACAGGCAAACCGAAAGGCGTGGTGCGCGATAATGGCGGCCACGCGGTTGCGCTCAAGTATTCAATGCAGATTATCTACAACATGCCGCAAGACGGGGTGTTTTGGGCGGCTTCGGATGTGGGCTGGGTAGTTGGCCACTCCTACATCGTGTATGCGCCGCTGATCCATGGTTGCACCACCATTTTGTATGAAGGCAAACCGGTACGTACACCTGATCCCGGCGCGTTTTGGCGAGTGTGTCAGGAGTACCAAGTGACTGCGCTTTTTTCTGCACCGACCGCGTTTCGTGCCATCAAAAAAGAAGATCCAAATGGCGATTATTTAAAACAGTACGATTTGTCGGCGTTAACCACCATTTTTATGGCCGGAGAGCGGCTTGACCCGCCGACCTTGGAATGGGTACAAAGCAAAACAGGCAAGCCAGTGATTGATCACTGGTGGCAAACAGAAACGGGGTGGGCGATTGCTGGAAACCCAACGGGTCTTGAATCTATGCCCATCAAAGCGGGCTCGGCAACCAAACCGATCCCCGGTTATCAGGTGGAGATTCTTAATGAGCTTGGCGAAAACATGCCCGCCAATCAGCAAGGCTTTGTTGCACTGAAAAGGCCACTACCACCAAGCTGCTTACCTACCGTGTGGCGCAACCATGACCGTTTTGAGTCGGGCTATTTGGCACAATTTCCTGGTTACTATGTGTCGGGCGATGGTGGCTATCTCGATGAAGAAGGGTATCTCTTCATCATGGGTCGTATTGACGATGTGATAAACGTTGCGGGGCATCGACTATCGACAGGAGAGATGGAAGAGATTGTCGGCGCGCATCCGGCTGTCGCGGAATGTGCGGTGATTGGCGTCCACGACGAGCTGAAAGGGCAGTTGCCACTTGGGTTAGTGGTGCTCAAAGATGGAGTGAAGATTGATGCGCAAACGCTGGAGCAAGAGCTGGTTGCCAGTGTGCGCAATCAAATTGGTGCGGTGGCTTGCTTTAAGCATGCCATAGTGGTCGAACGCTTACCGAAGACGCGATCCGGCAAAATTTTACGGCGTATCATCCGCCAAATCGCCGATGGTGAGAGTTACACCATTCCATCTACGATTGACGATCCCATGAGCCTCAATGAGTTGGAAAACCTATTTCAGCACTGA
- a CDS encoding GNAT family N-acetyltransferase: MANFSLSAASDADLEQLNQLMFELHDEHHQQCPEHFKTAEEIEQEKSIVRYLDDPECLVYVARQGELIVGFITGHFCELVSTVSQAVAMGSVDELYVVPAFRGQGIASQLCHKLERVFKDYGVKQMFVEVWDFNQSAQNFYQCAGFVQHIHWLRKPLV; encoded by the coding sequence ATGGCTAACTTCTCACTCTCGGCTGCAAGCGATGCAGACTTAGAGCAACTCAATCAGTTGATGTTTGAGCTGCATGATGAGCACCATCAGCAGTGTCCTGAACATTTCAAAACCGCGGAAGAGATTGAGCAAGAGAAGAGTATCGTTCGCTATCTGGATGATCCTGAATGTTTAGTGTATGTCGCGAGGCAGGGAGAGCTGATAGTTGGGTTTATTACGGGACATTTTTGTGAGCTGGTTTCAACCGTAAGTCAAGCGGTTGCGATGGGCAGTGTCGATGAACTCTATGTGGTTCCGGCATTTCGTGGACAAGGGATTGCCAGTCAGCTATGTCATAAATTAGAGCGCGTCTTCAAAGATTACGGGGTGAAGCAGATGTTTGTTGAAGTCTGGGATTTTAACCAATCCGCCCAAAATTTTTACCAGTGTGCTGGTTTTGTTCAGCATATCCATTGGTTACGTAAGCCGCTTGTTTAA